In Oryza sativa Japonica Group chromosome 11, ASM3414082v1, the following are encoded in one genomic region:
- the LOC4350755 gene encoding exocyst complex component EXO70C2 isoform X1, giving the protein MQSRLAEELRALKFDRVWRPSPHRSESDGGSCSYRNSIQRVVTASVAAASTSSTTLVFPSSGSVTSSSSASFTSSAPGSEAHGTPSSGPESYRLLRGEAFRGLSEIASHMVSDRYTERLITEFSRPRLGSGSGGGGGGDEILQTWFSDLGVDWVLRVDEMNLQEKPWSGVEEMIKGWLAALTVMAEALRLTKATLSSGDGDSGGVIPVLPIEKYRPQISAPAWIDDDHAGVTLHDVSPGSGSSNLDQESSDPAPNTSRSRSIAIATVKQAITAYSQAASSRSYRYDQHGAAGPEFQFALFAKASLVKMMCFPDAIAALSRSPEKILRVIDMYAVVSGVSPSLLALLPGATKWLVSERITAVLKTLSGMMRGILHDLESLIREEDSWRTTAQGNDIHPVNQYVLNYINLLLENRDVLNPVLQNRDVLVQEGEDDDGDDELFSIGELYQLAEEKSSLTSTVARLINSVDAMIEDRSKMYAAAGGRMHIFLLNNDHFILQQAEPSLQSFMGAYWYAKRKQRVDRRIKEYLDLSWGNVVSCLGYAGQSRRRSSLFRSVSALVEFNSLLQITYHTEKLWKINSPQLRTVLRNSVCGKVISAYRAYLETQGQGGQLGTSATYTPEDLEDMLQNLFEG; this is encoded by the coding sequence ATGCAAAGCCGTCTCGCAGAGGAGTTGCGAGCGCTGAAGTTCGACCGTGTTTGGCGGCCAAGTCCTCATCGCTCGGAATCGGATGGCGGCAGCTGCAGCTACCGCAACTCGATCCAGCGGGTCGTCACCGCGTCCGTTGCCGCCGCGTCCACCAGCAGCACCACCCTCGTCTTCCCGTCGAGTGGCTCGGTCACGAGCTCGTCTTCGGCATCCTTTACCTCCTCCGCTCCCGGCTCGGAGGCGCACGGTACTCCAAGCTCCGGGCCCGAGAGCTACAGGTTGCTGCGCGGGGAGGCGTTCCGGGGCCTCAGCGAGATCGCGAGTCATATGGTCAGCGACAGGTACACCGAGAGGCTAATAACGGAGTTCTCCCGGCCGCGGctggggagcggcagcggcggcggcggcggcggcgacgagatACTGCAGACCTGGTTCTCCGACCTTGGCGTTGACTGGGTTCTCAGAGTCGACGAGATGAACCTGCAGGAGAAGCCATGGAGCGGCGTGGAGGAGATGATCAAGGGGTGGCTCGCCGCGCTCACCGTCATGGCGGAAGCCCTCCGTCTGACGAAGGCCACCCTcagcagcggcgatggcgactCCGGCGGTGTCATTCCGGTGCTTCCGATCGAGAAGTACAGGCCACAGATATCTGCACCGGCGTGGATCGACGACGACCACGCCGGTGTTACATTACATGATGTAAGTCCTGGCTCTGGCTCGTCGAATCTCGACCAAGAAAGCTCAGATCCGGCTCCAAAcacgagcaggagcaggagcattGCCATTGCTACGGTCAAGCAAGCTATAACAGCGTATTCCCAAGCGGCGTCATCGAGGTCCTACAGGTACGACCAGCACGGAGCTGCAGGGCCTGAATTCCAATTCGCGCTCTTCGCCAAGGCAAGCCTGGTGAAGATGATGTGCTTCCCGGACGCTATCGCCGCGCTGAGCAGATCGCCGGAGAAGATCCTCCGCGTGATCGACATGTACGCGGTGGTCTCGGGCGTCTCCCCGAGCCTCCTGGCGCTGCTCCCCGGAGCGACCAAATGGTTGGTTTCCGAGAGGATCACGGCCGTGCTCAAGACGCTGAGCGGCATGATGAGGGGCATACTCCATGATCTGGAGAGTCTGATCCGAGAGGAGGATTCGTGGCGGACGACGGCGCAGGGGAACGACATCCACCCGGTCAATCAGTACGTGCTCAACTACATCAACCTGCTGCTTGAGAATCGCGACGTGCTGAACCCGGTGCTGCAGAATCGCGACGTGCTGGTCCAGgagggcgaggacgacgacggcgacgacgagctgtTCTCCATCGGGGAGCTATACCAGCTCGCGGAGGAGAAATCGTCGCTGACGAGCACCGTCGCCAGGCTGATCaactcggtggacgccatgatCGAGGACAGGTCCAAGATGTACGCAGCCGCCGGCGGGCGGATGCACATCTTCCTGCTCAACAACGACCACTTCATACTGCAGCAGGCGGAGCCTTCGTTGCAGTCGTTCATGGGCGCCTACTGGTACGCAAAGCGGAAGCAGCGGGTCGATCGGCGCATCAAGGAGTACCTCGATCTGTCCTGGGGAAATGTCGTCTCGTGCCTGGGGTACGCAGGGCAGAGCCGCAGGAGGTCGTCGCTTTTCCGTAGTGTCTCGGCGCTGGTGGAGTTCAACTCCTTGTTGCAGATAACCTACCACACGGAGAAGCTCTGGAAGATCAATAGCCCTCAGCTGCGAACCGTGCTGCGCAATTCGGTGTGCGGGAAGGTAATCTCTGCTTACCGAGCCTACCTGGAGACTCAGGGACAGGGCGGCCAGTTAGGAACATCAGCCACGTATACCCCCGAGgatctggaagatatgttgCAAAATCTATTCGAAGGGTGA
- the LOC4350755 gene encoding uncharacterized protein isoform X2, with amino-acid sequence MQSRLAEELRALKFDRVWRPSPHRSESDGGSCSYRNSIQRVVTASVAAASTSSTTLVFPSSGSVTSSSSASFTSSAPGSEAHGTPSSGPESYRLLRGEAFRGLSEIASHMVSDRYTERLITEFSRPRLGSGSGGGGGGDEILQTWFSDLGVDWVLRVDEMNLQEKPWSGVEEMIKGWLAALTVMAEALRLTKATLSSGDGDSGGVIPVLPIEKYRPQISAPAWIDDDHAGVTLHDVSPGSGSSNLDQESSDPAPNTSRSRSIAIATVKQAITAYSQAASSRSYRYDQHGAAGPEFQFALFAKASLVKMMCFPDAIAALSRSPEKILRVIDMYAVVSGVSPSLLALLPGATKWLVSERITAVLKTLSGMMRGILHDLESLIREEDSWRTTAQGNDIHPVNQIATCWSRRARTTTATTSCSPSGSYTSSRRRNRR; translated from the exons ATGCAAAGCCGTCTCGCAGAGGAGTTGCGAGCGCTGAAGTTCGACCGTGTTTGGCGGCCAAGTCCTCATCGCTCGGAATCGGATGGCGGCAGCTGCAGCTACCGCAACTCGATCCAGCGGGTCGTCACCGCGTCCGTTGCCGCCGCGTCCACCAGCAGCACCACCCTCGTCTTCCCGTCGAGTGGCTCGGTCACGAGCTCGTCTTCGGCATCCTTTACCTCCTCCGCTCCCGGCTCGGAGGCGCACGGTACTCCAAGCTCCGGGCCCGAGAGCTACAGGTTGCTGCGCGGGGAGGCGTTCCGGGGCCTCAGCGAGATCGCGAGTCATATGGTCAGCGACAGGTACACCGAGAGGCTAATAACGGAGTTCTCCCGGCCGCGGctggggagcggcagcggcggcggcggcggcggcgacgagatACTGCAGACCTGGTTCTCCGACCTTGGCGTTGACTGGGTTCTCAGAGTCGACGAGATGAACCTGCAGGAGAAGCCATGGAGCGGCGTGGAGGAGATGATCAAGGGGTGGCTCGCCGCGCTCACCGTCATGGCGGAAGCCCTCCGTCTGACGAAGGCCACCCTcagcagcggcgatggcgactCCGGCGGTGTCATTCCGGTGCTTCCGATCGAGAAGTACAGGCCACAGATATCTGCACCGGCGTGGATCGACGACGACCACGCCGGTGTTACATTACATGATGTAAGTCCTGGCTCTGGCTCGTCGAATCTCGACCAAGAAAGCTCAGATCCGGCTCCAAAcacgagcaggagcaggagcattGCCATTGCTACGGTCAAGCAAGCTATAACAGCGTATTCCCAAGCGGCGTCATCGAGGTCCTACAGGTACGACCAGCACGGAGCTGCAGGGCCTGAATTCCAATTCGCGCTCTTCGCCAAGGCAAGCCTGGTGAAGATGATGTGCTTCCCGGACGCTATCGCCGCGCTGAGCAGATCGCCGGAGAAGATCCTCCGCGTGATCGACATGTACGCGGTGGTCTCGGGCGTCTCCCCGAGCCTCCTGGCGCTGCTCCCCGGAGCGACCAAATGGTTGGTTTCCGAGAGGATCACGGCCGTGCTCAAGACGCTGAGCGGCATGATGAGGGGCATACTCCATGATCTGGAGAGTCTGATCCGAGAGGAGGATTCGTGGCGGACGACGGCGCAGGGGAACGACATCCACCCGGTCAATCA AATCGCGACGTGCTGGTCCAGgagggcgaggacgacgacggcgacgacgagctgtTCTCCATCGGGGAGCTATACCAGCTCGCGGAGGAGAAATCGTCGCTGA
- the LOC9272234 gene encoding probable disease resistance protein At5g63020: MATPSDAATIIWSTELELAPLIAMVRNRDYFAGARFHVLRGACEHLAHVRDCVRTRARVAARRGRRLATAAAWTEEAEIYLLRFGELRSAHGRIPRLIFWDLLGCYRVSKVASLMMPQVKRLCEEGGRIVRRSKLPQPMEISTGFASRDRTLRAAIERVRTIQPNGIVAIWGRAGLGKTYLLKLVEEYFSRDDTFDLVLRIASPRDSSVAKVQSEIAKKLMLANCDGMQHRARIFDFLKERNFLLLLDCVWQRLDLEEVGIPSLDLVGSCYNRRVVFTACSSHVCDQMNVEVENRIEVHCLDHTESWEIFKQNADLDYLGHKHVYLPRNISAELLGSPLELVTIGKAMHNKKDAIYWQNALHYLTESCLRDTQWSGSEEATFFRLKLAYDSLTGILKDCFKLCSLWPEGHIFNQRKLVDFWIGSGLIQGDDIEASYNEGFSHITTLQEFCLLEPAEDGEAVQMQSTIRDFALWVVHSQGEDKNKWRIQTKENWGLAEQVLLVGLKITELPRIPSNQKTLEVLILQHNYLEDGSFGNFPSLLSLQYLDLSFNKLSNIPVEICMQVNLRYLNLSNNRIKTVPVELGCLTRLRHLHLRNNPNLVIPNGILPKLQNLEVLDVCSFNLLQCSSYEAPINELVRMDKLQSLGITVRSETSFQGISKTTLPIRSLSIVIYNHEDGYETHVSSENSCINPERQTNLFELGIYTRQKTIVLDSIHSMWNVQHVEKAYLHGYFVDRIICQKLHTGDIFAKLRRLDIVRCSRLNHISWIIHLPLLEDLLLFSCSTLHQIIATAQDGVVKTNQEKENPSVNNTFPSLKRMTLIEAGALVRICSPFFSFPSLECLQISACPLLNKLPFLTVPSKLKCIRGENEWWDGLEWEDQDLEPSLELYFHGLSAEDQLSELYLFNSLEVEWASIFTP, encoded by the exons ATGGCGACTCCATCTGACGCCGCGACGATCATATGGAGCACGGAGCTCGAGCTAGCTCCACTGATAGCAATGGTGAGGAACCGGGATTATTTCGCCGGCGCTCGATTCCACGTCCTCCGTGGCGCGTGCGAGCACCTGGCGCACGTCAGGGACTGCGTGCGCACGAGGGcccgcgtggcggcgcggcggggcaggaggctggcgacggcggcagcctgGACAGAGGAGGCGGAGATCTACCTCCTCCGGTTCGGCGAGCTGCGGAGCGCGCACGGCCGGATCCCCAGGCTCATCTTCTGGGATCTGCTCGGCTGCTACCGCGTCAGCAAGGTCGCGTCGCTGATGATGCCGCAGGTGAAGAGGCTGTGCGAAGAAGGGGGAAGGATCGTGCGCAGGAGCAAGCTGCCCCAACCGATGGAGATCTCCACGGGGTTCGCGAGCAGGGATCGTACCCTCCGGGCCGCGATCGAGAGGGTGAGGACGATCCAACCCAACGGCATCGTCGCGATCTGGGGCCGCGCCGGCTTGGGGAAGACTTACCTACTCAAGCTCGTTGAGGAGTACTTCTCCCGAGATGACACCTTCGATCTCGTGCTGCGAATCGCCTCTCCGAGAGATTCCTCCGTAGCCAAG GTTCAAAGTGAAATTGCCAAGAAACTCATGTTGGCTAACTGTGACGGCATGCAACATAGAGCAAGAATTTTCGACTTCTTGAAGGAGAGAAATTTCCTTTTATTGCTTGACTGTGTATGGCAGAGACTGGATCTAGAAGAAGTTGGGATTCCATCACTTGACTTGGTTGGAAGCTGCTACAACCGAAGAGTGGTTTTCACGGCATGCTCTAGCCATGTCTGTGATCAAATGAATGTGGAAGTGGAGAACAGAATTGAGGTTCACTGTCTTGATCATACAGAATCATGGGAAATTTTCAAGCAGAATGCTGATCTTGATTACTTGGGCCATAAGCATGTGTACCTGCCAAGAAATATTTCCGCGGAATTGCTTGGTTCACCTTTGGAGCTGGTAACAATTGGAAAGGCCATGCACAATAAGAAGGATGCAATATATTGGCAAAATGCCCTTCATTATCTGACTGAATCATGCCTTCGTGACACTCAATGGTCAGGTAGTGAAGAGGCAACATTTTTCAGATTAAAACTTGCGTATGACAGCTTGACAGGAATTCTGAAAGATTGCTTTAAGTTGTGTTCTTTATGGCCAGAGGGCCATATATTTAATCAACGGAAATTAGTAGACTTCTGGATAGGGTCAGGATTAATACAAGGGGATGACATTGAAGCGTCTTACAACGAAGGTTTCTCTCATATTACCACCTTGCAAGAATTTTGCCTTTTAGAGCCAGCAGAAGATGGAGAGGCAGTGCAAATGCAATCTACAATCCGTGATTTTGCCTTATGGGTTGTACACAGTCAAGGCGAGGACAAGAACAAATGGAGAATCCAAACCAAAGAGAATTGGGGATTGGCAGAGCAAGTTCTATTAGTGGGGCTTAAAATTACAGAACTGCCTCGTATTCCTAGCAATCAAAAAACCCTTGAAGTCTTGATACTCCAGCACAATTATTTGGAAGACGGTTCTTTCGGGAACTTCCCCTCGTTGCTTTCACTGCAGTACCTAGATCTCTCTTTTAATAAATTGTCCAATATACCTGTAGAGATTTGCATGCAGGTCAACCTAAGATATCTGAATTTGTCAAATAACAGAATAAAAACGGTACCAGTGGAGTTAGGCTGTCTTACCAGACTGAGGCACTTGCATCTTCGGAATAATCCAAATCTAGTTATTCCAAATGGTATACTACCAAAACTCCAGAATTTGGAGGTGCTGGATGTTTGCTCATTTAATTTACTGCAGTGCTCATCCTATGAGGCGCCAATTAATGAGCTTGTGCGTATGGATAAATTGCAGTCCCTTGGAATTACTGTTCGTTCAGAAACCTCGTTTCAAGGGATTAGTAAGACAACCTTACCAATACGGTCCCTCTCTATTGTCATTTATAACCATGAAGATGGGTATGAGACTCATGTATCTTCTGAAAATTCTTGTATCAATCCTGAAAGACAAACAAACCTGTTTGAACTTGGTATTTACACAAGACAAAAGACTATTGTGCTTGACAGCATTCATTCAATGTGGAATGTTCAGCATGTTGAGAAAGCATACCTCCATGGTTATTTCGTTGATAGGATCATATGCCAGAAGCTGCACACTGGAGATATTTTTGCAAAACTCAGACGTTTGGATATAGTACGGTGTTCAAGATTGAATCATATTTCATGGATtattcatctcccgcttctagAGGATTTGCTGCTATTTTCATGTTCAACATTGCACCAGATTATTGCTACTGCACAAGATGGTGTCGTTAAGACAAATCAGGAAAAGGAAAATCCATCAGTTAATAATACATTCCCCAGTCTTAAAAGGATGACACTGATCGAAGCTGGTGCATTGGTTAGGATCTGCAGCCCGTTCTTCTCATTTCCTTCTCTGGAATGCCTTCAGATCTCTGCATGCCCTTTGTTGAATAAACTTCCCTTTCTTACCGTTCCGAGCAAACTGAAATGTATACGCGGTGAGAATGAATGGTGGGATGGTTTGGAATGGGAAGACCAAGATCTTGAACCTTCACTTGAACTTTACTTTCATGGCCTCTCTGCTGAAGATCAACTATCTGAATTGTATCTTTTCAATAGCCTGGAAGTGGAATGGGCTAGTATCTTTACCCCTTGA
- the LOC4350756 gene encoding sialyltransferase-like protein 5: MARAPPPLSSLPPPPRRPTVVLLLGLALAFCLAVLSIQSSFFTAPRLASRLDLDSDEVRALSGFQSRVQQCVARRGLGLTADIIDHCKLVLRFPKGTNSTWYNTQFKYFEPLEYNYDVCETILLWEQYRNMTTVLTREYLDVRPDGWLDYAAKRIAQLGADKCYNRTLCEELLSVLLPAKPPFHPRQFATCAVVGNSGDLLKTEFGQEIDAHDAVFRDNEAPVNKKYAKYVGLKRDFRLVVRGAARNMAPILKGSSDEVLIIKSLTHKEINAVIKELPNPVYLFQGIVLRRGAKGTGMKSIELALSMCDIIDMYGFTVDPNYTEWTRYFSPPRKGHNPLQGRAYYQLLECLGVIRIHSPMRAKRVEDWSDIPSREEIRTAHAAAFRLKRHETGQSDQMGPFSNCKVWGTVDPDYGPVSGTPDMSETRKSSNYKKWEVLPFDSLRMEAQEHHVQMGGVSLYKMDGNKLDDLVCVRHERSSS; encoded by the exons ATggcgagggcgccgccgccgctgtcgtcgttgccgccgccgccgcgccggcccacGGTGGTGCTGCTTCTGGGGCTGGCCCTCGCCTTCTGCCTCGCCGTCCTCTCCATCCAGTCCTCATTCTTCACCGCTCCGA GGCTGGCGAGTAGGCTGGATCTGGACTCCGACGAGGTCCGCGCGCTCTCGGGCTTCCAGTCCCGCGTCCAGCAGTGCGTG GCAAGAAGGGGACTTGGCCTCACAGCAGATATTATTGATCATTGCAAGCTAGTCCTTAGATTTCCTAAAGGAACCAACAGCACTTGG TACAACACTCAGTTCAAATATTTTGAACCACTAGAATACAACTATGATGTCTGTGAAACTATCCTTCTGTGGGAACAG TACCGTAACATGACGACTGTGTTGACAAGGGAGTACTTAGATGTGCGACCTGATGGGTGGTTGGATTATGCAGCCAAAAGGATTGCACAGCT CGGTGCTGACAAATGCTACAATCGTACTTTGTGCGAAGAGCTTCTTAGTGTTTTACTCCCTGCTAAGCCTCCTTTTCATCCTCGCCAGTTTGCAACATGTGCTGTTGTTGGTAACTCAGGGGATCTCTTGAAAACAGAGTTTGGACAAGAGATTGATGCACATGATGCTGTGTTCCGAGATAATGAAGCACCTGTTAATAAG AAGTATGCAAAATATGTTGGGTTGAAAAGGGACTTTCGACTGGTTGTCAGGGGTGCTGCTCGAAACATGGCGCCAATACTAAAGGGCTCCT CTGATGAGGTTCTTATTATAAAAAGTTTGACGCACAAAGAAATCAATGCGGTGATAAAG GAACTTCCAAACCCAGTTTATCTTTTTCAAGGCATAGTCTTGAGAAGAGGTGCTAAAGGGACTGGTATGAAGTCAATAGAATTGGCCCTTTCCATGTGTGATATTATCGACATGTATGGATTCACAGTTGACCCTAACTACACAGAATG GACAAGGTACTTCTCACCCCCAAGGAAAGGACACAATCCACTGCAAGGGCGGGCTTATTATCAACTTCTGGAGTGCCTTGGA GTAATTCGAATCCATTCCCCCATGAGAGCAAAGAGGGTAGAAGATTGGTCGGATATACCTAGCAGGGAAGAGATCAGAACAGCGCATGCTGCGGCTTTTCGTTTAAAAAGGCATGAAACTGGTCAATCTGATCAAATGGGGCCATTTAGCAACTGCAAGGTATGGGGAACAGTTGACCCAGATTACGGACCTGTATCAGGAACTCCAGACATGAGCGAAACACGAAAGAGCTCAAACTACAAGAAGTGGGAGGTACTCCCATTCGACAGCTTACGAATGGAGGCTCAGGAACACCATGTCCAGATGGGCGGCGTATCTCTGTACAAGATGGATGGAAACAAGCTAGATGATCTTGTTTGTGTGAGACATGAACGTTCATCTAGTTAA
- the LOC9270248 gene encoding E3 ubiquitin-protein ligase RHF2A, with protein MASGTDEKAKMEGLTSAAAFVEGGIQDACDDACSICLEAFCESDPSTLTGCKHEFHLQCILEWCQRSSQCPMCWQPISLKDPTSQELLEAVERERNVRTNQTRNTTIFHHPALGDFEVQHLPVVGNDAELEERILQHLAAAAAMGRSHHLGRREGHRGRSGSHGRPQFLVFSSHPNMPSAGSVSSSSVQGEVDNESSPVHTTGELSLHANTHEEAGNQSPGMLTYDADQDAVVSSGNSTPVSSPRFFNRRHSTGQSTPVNNDRAGPSDLQSFSDSLKSRLNAVSMKYKESITKSTRGWKERLFSRHSSVADLGSEVRREVNAGIASVSRMMERLETRGSNGRTSDGPAISTSEVIPSTESSNERVTENNPTTAATSSGNTSASSAPCVTTTGSN; from the exons ATGGCATCTGGAACTGATGAGAAAGCCAAGATGGAGGGTTTGACATCAGCTGCAGCCTTTGTTGAGGGTGGGATTCAGGATGCATGTGATGATGCATGTAGTATCTGCCTTGAGGCGTTCTGTGAGAGTGACCCTTCCACA TTGACTGGTTGCAAACACGAGTTCCACCTCCAATGCATTCTTGAATG GTGTCAGAGAAGTTCTCAGTGTCCTATGTGTTGGCAGCCTATCAGTTTGAAGGATCCTACCAG TCAAGAGCTGCTCGAGGCAGTGGAGCGTGAAAGGAATGTAAGGACCAATCAAACTCGAAATACAACTATATTTCATCATCCTGCTCTTGGAGATTTTGAGGTTCAGCAT TTACCTGTTGTTGGTAATGATGCTGAACTTGAAGAGCGTATATTACAGCACCTAGCAGCAGCCGCTGCAATGGGAAGGTCACACCACCTTGGTAGAAGAGAAGGACACAGGGGTCGTTCCGGCTCTCATGGTCGTCCACAGTTCTTAGTTTTTTCTTCGCATCCAAACATGCCTTCTGCTGGTTCAGTTTCTTCATCGTCCGTTCAAGGGGAAGTGGATAATGAATCAAGTCCTGTCCACACAACTGGTGAATTATCACTGCATGCTAACACCCATGAAGAAGCAGGCAATCAAAGTCCTGGGATGCTTACCTACGATGCTGATCAAGATGCTGTTGTTTCATCTGGAAATAGTACCCCTGTATCTAGCCCTAGGTTTTTCAACAG GAGGCATTCCACTGGGCAATCAACTCCAGTAAACAACGACAGAGCTGGGCCTTCAGATCTTCAGTCTTTCTCAGACTCTCTGAAGTCTCGCTTAAATGCTGTCTCTATGAA GTACAAGGAATCTATTACAAAAAGTACTCGAGGATGGAAGGAGAGACTTTTTTCGCGTCATTCATCTGTGGCAGATCTTGGTTCTGAAGTAAGAAGAGAAGTTAATGCTGGAATTGCATCCGTATCAAGGATGATGGAGCGTCTGGAAACTAGAGGTAGTAATGGTAGAACAAGTGATGGCCCAGCAATATCCACTTCTGAAGTTATTCCCAGTACAGAATCAAGCAATGAGAGAGTTACAGAAAACAATCCAACTACTGCAGCGACAAGTAGTGGCAACACTTCTGCGTCTTCTGCCCCTTGTGTTACAACAACCGGTTCAAATTAG